One window of Phycisphaeraceae bacterium genomic DNA carries:
- a CDS encoding DUF748 domain-containing protein, producing MTNSAPRWSRKKRFLLVYLPIAIILYTLFGFFAVPLIIRKIIVPQVQKRLNATITLDRAYTNPYTFWLSLDKLEVKDLAGEKVFALDQLDANFQPLATIFSRGWHFDTVKVVAPFIRARVEADGTNTLAKLIKPAPPDPNAKPEEPLKRLPRVVVRELSVEKGEADLKDLSTPKPFEREIHGASFRITNVDTNPDYVNPMKIEFSTDEGAKVTWTGTLQVNPLTSKGEIEAVGIQPARFMPYVMRYTDISLEGATLGARLSYDFAPAASPRVAKFHVSTATLETPKLIVPWQDIIKGRADAGADKVTVTDIDADADARSISIAKVEVDGGESLLELSKGRSVPQRIADALLNDAHEKLELPAVEPIIHEDVAAIPYPVVRLLTGLKQLLSDIQNPWTIELTALDITNYRHTFADLSAPDPVKLFMSDVTIHAGPIKSSDQFLTPFALNVKFEKQGIAAIKGDIKPLDQIIQGHIEATDLNAGVASPYIPASALAPLPPARLGNSIIALNGDFRAELPPAGGARTAWKGRTRIAPLTFESSEHGVVLGAKSLDIQSDATLDTSAAADIDIKWKGDIKGEGVTAGGPLPQTGDTKVAMEQFGIKGAAALARSSAGQVNISYKGDASLGGIDASASDAHGPVTAGIGGASFSGELAVAGAPGTTPSLTVGGNASASQVAAKSAKLGDTSLTVSGAKVDALKLDTQAKSVAATLVSVDGLGLKGSPPIIPPEGFTKEPPSDRGKFTLAGLIPFNINLDRFELNGGTLDLTDSSTSPATVIAAEDINVSIVPLSTAAGTPSEVNVAAKVNNSGKLAVTGTAEAFRDSPTANIKISLSSIPVPPYSGPTGRFLGYQMADGRMTTQIPFEIENEKVKGEIDFAFDHLKLGERVKSEDAIDAPLELGLALLRDSNDQIKSKIPFTGDLTDPKFSLGGVIWQAFSGLLVKAATAPFQILGAMFGGGDQDLSQVVFAAGSFELAPESISALDTLVKGLTDRPGISLAVRGQVEPESDSLELRRQILRERYAENIFGKGKASQKLSDQQLKEQTMIAFDQLQIEKARAANQPPPPSVRRVGSGVAPPPPIEEMEAALIEATELPPERVVDLCQKRATAVVDFLVQEKKLDPSRVKAAEPDPTKQESEKPRAVFEVYK from the coding sequence ATGACCAATTCAGCGCCCCGCTGGTCCCGCAAGAAGCGCTTCCTTCTCGTCTACCTGCCCATCGCCATCATCCTGTACACGCTCTTTGGCTTCTTCGCCGTCCCGCTCATCATCCGCAAGATCATCGTGCCGCAGGTGCAAAAGCGCCTCAACGCCACCATCACGCTCGACCGCGCGTACACCAATCCCTACACCTTCTGGCTCTCGCTCGACAAGCTCGAAGTCAAAGACCTCGCGGGCGAAAAGGTTTTCGCGCTCGATCAACTCGACGCCAATTTCCAACCACTCGCAACCATCTTCTCCCGCGGGTGGCACTTCGACACGGTCAAAGTCGTCGCGCCGTTCATCCGCGCGCGCGTCGAAGCCGACGGCACGAACACGCTCGCAAAGTTGATCAAGCCGGCTCCTCCAGATCCGAATGCAAAGCCGGAAGAGCCGCTCAAGCGCCTGCCGCGCGTGGTCGTCCGCGAACTCTCCGTCGAAAAAGGCGAGGCCGATCTCAAAGACCTCTCCACGCCCAAGCCCTTCGAGCGCGAGATCCACGGCGCTTCATTCCGCATCACCAACGTCGATACCAACCCCGACTACGTGAACCCGATGAAGATCGAGTTCTCGACCGACGAGGGCGCCAAAGTCACCTGGACGGGCACGCTCCAGGTCAACCCGCTCACGAGCAAGGGCGAGATCGAAGCCGTCGGCATCCAGCCCGCCCGCTTCATGCCCTACGTCATGCGCTACACCGACATCAGCCTCGAAGGCGCCACGCTCGGCGCGAGACTCTCCTACGACTTCGCGCCCGCCGCCTCGCCCCGCGTCGCGAAGTTCCATGTTTCCACCGCAACTTTGGAAACTCCCAAGCTCATCGTCCCCTGGCAGGACATCATCAAAGGTCGCGCCGATGCCGGAGCGGACAAAGTCACCGTCACCGACATCGACGCCGACGCCGACGCCCGCAGCATCTCGATCGCCAAAGTCGAAGTCGATGGCGGCGAAAGCCTGCTCGAGCTCAGCAAAGGTCGTTCCGTGCCGCAGCGCATCGCCGATGCCCTGCTCAACGACGCGCACGAAAAACTGGAACTCCCCGCAGTCGAGCCCATCATCCACGAAGACGTCGCCGCGATCCCCTATCCCGTCGTCCGCCTCTTGACCGGACTCAAGCAGCTCCTCAGTGATATCCAAAATCCCTGGACGATCGAGCTCACCGCTCTCGACATCACCAATTACCGCCACACGTTTGCCGATCTCTCCGCGCCCGACCCCGTGAAACTGTTCATGTCCGATGTCACAATCCACGCCGGTCCGATCAAGAGCTCCGATCAATTCCTCACGCCCTTCGCCCTGAACGTGAAGTTCGAAAAGCAAGGCATCGCCGCCATCAAGGGCGACATCAAGCCGCTCGACCAGATCATCCAAGGCCACATCGAAGCGACCGACCTCAACGCGGGAGTCGCCTCGCCCTACATCCCCGCCTCCGCGCTCGCGCCGCTTCCCCCGGCGCGCCTGGGCAACAGCATCATCGCCCTCAACGGCGACTTCCGCGCCGAACTCCCTCCCGCCGGCGGCGCGAGAACCGCCTGGAAAGGCCGCACACGCATCGCGCCGCTCACGTTCGAATCATCCGAGCATGGCGTCGTCCTCGGCGCGAAATCACTCGACATCCAGAGCGATGCAACGCTCGACACCTCCGCCGCGGCAGATATCGACATCAAATGGAAGGGCGACATCAAGGGCGAGGGAGTCACCGCGGGCGGGCCGCTCCCGCAAACCGGCGACACCAAAGTCGCGATGGAGCAATTCGGAATCAAGGGCGCAGCGGCGCTCGCCCGCTCGAGCGCGGGCCAAGTCAACATCTCCTACAAGGGCGACGCCTCCCTCGGCGGCATCGATGCTTCCGCAAGCGACGCGCACGGACCCGTGACCGCCGGAATCGGCGGCGCCTCCTTCAGCGGCGAACTCGCCGTCGCCGGCGCGCCCGGAACAACACCTTCCCTGACAGTCGGCGGCAATGCATCCGCCTCTCAAGTCGCCGCGAAATCCGCCAAACTGGGCGATACATCGCTCACCGTTTCGGGCGCGAAAGTGGATGCGCTCAAGCTCGACACCCAAGCCAAGTCCGTCGCCGCGACGCTCGTCTCGGTCGATGGCCTCGGCCTCAAGGGTTCGCCCCCGATCATCCCGCCCGAAGGCTTTACAAAAGAGCCCCCCAGCGACCGCGGCAAGTTCACGCTCGCTGGCCTCATCCCATTCAACATCAACCTCGATCGCTTCGAACTCAACGGCGGCACGCTCGACCTCACCGATTCCTCAACCTCCCCCGCCACAGTCATCGCCGCCGAAGACATCAACGTTTCGATCGTTCCGCTCTCGACCGCCGCCGGAACGCCTTCGGAAGTGAACGTCGCCGCGAAAGTGAACAACAGCGGCAAGCTCGCCGTGACCGGCACGGCCGAGGCATTCAGGGATTCGCCGACCGCGAACATCAAGATCTCGCTTTCCTCGATCCCCGTGCCGCCGTACTCCGGCCCCACCGGCCGCTTCCTCGGCTATCAGATGGCCGACGGCCGCATGACGACGCAGATCCCGTTCGAGATCGAGAACGAAAAAGTCAAAGGCGAAATCGACTTTGCCTTCGATCACCTCAAGCTCGGCGAGCGTGTGAAGAGCGAGGATGCGATCGATGCGCCGCTCGAGCTCGGCCTCGCGCTCCTCCGCGATTCCAACGACCAGATCAAGAGCAAGATCCCCTTCACCGGCGATCTCACCGATCCGAAGTTCAGCCTCGGTGGCGTCATCTGGCAGGCTTTTTCCGGTCTGCTCGTCAAGGCCGCGACCGCGCCCTTCCAGATCCTCGGCGCGATGTTCGGCGGCGGCGATCAGGACCTTTCCCAAGTCGTCTTCGCCGCGGGCTCGTTCGAGCTCGCGCCCGAGTCGATCTCCGCGCTCGACACACTCGTCAAGGGATTGACCGATCGACCCGGCATCTCCCTCGCCGTTCGCGGCCAGGTCGAGCCCGAGTCCGACAGCCTCGAACTCCGCCGCCAAATTCTGCGCGAGCGCTACGCCGAGAACATTTTCGGCAAGGGCAAGGCCTCGCAGAAGCTCAGCGATCAGCAGCTGAAAGAGCAGACGATGATCGCTTTCGATCAGTTGCAGATCGAGAAAGCCAGAGCCGCCAATCAGCCGCCCCCGCCATCCGTGCGGCGAGTCGGTTCCGGCGTCGCGCCGCCGCCCCCGATTGAAGAAATGGAGGCAGCGCTCATCGAAGCGACCGAACTGCCCCCCGAGCGCGTCGTCGATCTCTGCCAGAAACGCGCAACCGCCGTCGTCGATTTCCTGGTGCAGGAAAAGAAACTCGACCCCTCGCGCGTCAAAGCCGCCGAGCCCGATCCGACGAAGCAGGAGTCCGAAAAGCCGCGAGCTGTGTTTGAAGTCTACAAGTAG
- a CDS encoding dTDP-4-dehydrorhamnose 3,5-epimerase family protein: MPMHPRQDVATVTPDGKPLGRLIEGVDIRYATTHQDDRGTLCEILNPAWGFHPAPFSYVYQFTIRPGMVKGWHQHHQHDDRIFISQGTVKVVLYDDRQDSPTRGMINEIVRSELHRSVMTIPQFVWHAHQNIGATDALFVSMPTRAYDHASPDVFRLPLENDVIPYRFEKKLGW, encoded by the coding sequence GTGCCCATGCATCCCCGGCAGGACGTCGCCACGGTCACGCCCGACGGAAAGCCGCTCGGCCGTCTCATCGAAGGCGTCGACATCCGATACGCCACCACACATCAGGACGACCGCGGCACACTCTGCGAGATCCTCAATCCGGCGTGGGGATTTCACCCCGCGCCTTTTTCCTACGTCTATCAGTTCACCATCCGACCGGGGATGGTCAAAGGCTGGCACCAGCACCATCAACACGACGATCGCATTTTCATCAGCCAAGGCACGGTGAAGGTCGTTCTGTACGACGACCGCCAAGACTCACCCACCCGCGGCATGATCAACGAAATCGTGCGCTCCGAACTCCACCGTTCCGTCATGACGATCCCGCAATTCGTCTGGCACGCGCATCAGAACATCGGCGCGACCGATGCGCTCTTCGTGAGCATGCCCACCCGCGCATACGACCATGCATCGCCCGATGTCTTCCGATTGCCGCTCGAGAACGATGTCATCCCCTACCGCTTTGAGAAGAAACTCGGCTGGTAA
- a CDS encoding ABC transporter ATP-binding protein codes for MDGVNGQSEARNILEVRNLLVRFPRHSGALGRRTGWTNAVDGVSFHIERGRTLGLVGESGCGKTTVGRAVLGLIPAALGEIVFDGVDVRRAGASRLRALRRELQIVFQDPGGSLNARMKIGAIVGEPLVVHGIEKNAGALRARVAGLLERCGMPQDSIERFPHQFSGGQKQRIAIARAIALKPKLIVCDEPTSALDVSVQAQILNLLKDLQRESGMSYLFISHDMNVMQHMCDSIAVMNAGKIVESGATAQVLFSPRDEYTKRLLDAVPVAEVRR; via the coding sequence ATGGACGGCGTGAACGGGCAATCGGAGGCCCGCAATATTCTCGAAGTGCGCAACCTCCTGGTTCGCTTCCCGCGGCATTCTGGCGCGCTCGGCAGACGCACGGGTTGGACCAACGCCGTCGATGGCGTGTCCTTTCACATCGAGCGCGGGCGCACGCTCGGGCTTGTCGGCGAATCGGGCTGCGGCAAGACGACTGTCGGCCGTGCGGTCCTCGGGTTGATCCCCGCGGCGTTGGGCGAAATCGTCTTTGATGGAGTCGATGTGCGCAGGGCGGGGGCTTCGAGATTGCGAGCGCTGCGACGGGAATTGCAGATCGTGTTTCAGGACCCTGGTGGATCGCTGAATGCGAGGATGAAGATCGGCGCGATCGTGGGCGAGCCGCTGGTTGTGCACGGGATCGAAAAGAACGCGGGGGCGCTTCGCGCGCGGGTTGCGGGACTGCTGGAGCGTTGCGGCATGCCGCAGGATTCGATCGAGCGATTCCCGCACCAGTTTTCGGGCGGACAGAAGCAGCGGATCGCGATCGCGCGGGCCATCGCGCTCAAGCCGAAGTTGATCGTCTGCGATGAGCCGACGAGCGCTCTCGATGTATCGGTGCAGGCGCAGATTCTTAATCTGCTCAAGGATCTCCAGCGCGAATCCGGCATGTCGTACCTCTTCATCAGCCACGACATGAACGTGATGCAGCACATGTGCGATTCGATCGCGGTGATGAATGCGGGGAAGATTGTCGAGAGCGGCGCGACGGCGCAGGTGCTGTTTTCGCCAAGGGATGAGTACACGAAGAGATTGCTTGATGCCGTGCCCGTGGCGGAGGTGCGAAGGTAA